Proteins found in one Amycolatopsis umgeniensis genomic segment:
- a CDS encoding AMP-binding protein: MSDAPAVPSYASGISDTPLLGDTIGDNFDRTVAAFGDRDALVDRAAGKRWTYTELAADVNALALGLLDLGIAKGDRVGIWSPNRAEWTLTQYATAKIGAILVNINPAYRSHELEYVLNQAGIKLIVAANSFKTSDYAGMIAEAGPKCPALDHVVLLDSPAWSSLLEIGGKADHAPLAERQGALSADDPINIQYTSGTTGFPKGATLSHHNILNNGYFVGELCNYTEADKVCIPVPFYHCFGMVMGNLAATTHGACMVIPAPAFEPKATLEAVAAEKCTSLYGVPTMFIAELADPDFGSFDLSSLRTGIMAGSPCPVEVMKQVIDRMGMAEVSICYGMTETSPVSTQTRADDSVERRVSTVGRVGPHLEVKVVDPETGLTVPRGVPGELCTRGYSVMLGYWEQADKTAEAIDAARWMHTGDLAIMDDGGYVNITGRIKDMVIRGGENLYPREIEEFLYTHPDILDAQVIGVPDVKYGEELMVWVRMREGATPLTAEAMREFCEGKLARYKIPRYVHVVDEFPMTVTGKVRKVEMREESISILGLEAAAAEKHA, from the coding sequence ATGTCCGACGCCCCCGCAGTACCGAGCTACGCATCGGGAATCTCGGACACCCCGCTGCTGGGGGACACCATCGGCGACAACTTCGACCGCACCGTCGCCGCCTTCGGGGATCGGGACGCGCTCGTCGACCGCGCGGCCGGGAAGCGCTGGACGTACACCGAACTCGCCGCCGACGTGAACGCGCTCGCGCTGGGCCTGCTGGACCTCGGCATCGCCAAGGGCGACCGTGTCGGCATCTGGTCGCCCAATCGCGCGGAGTGGACGCTCACCCAGTACGCAACCGCGAAGATCGGCGCGATCCTGGTCAACATCAACCCGGCGTACCGTTCGCACGAACTCGAGTACGTGCTGAACCAGGCCGGGATCAAGCTCATCGTGGCCGCGAACTCGTTCAAGACCTCCGACTACGCGGGCATGATCGCCGAGGCGGGGCCGAAATGCCCGGCGCTGGACCATGTCGTGCTGCTCGACAGTCCGGCGTGGTCGTCACTGCTGGAGATCGGCGGCAAGGCCGACCACGCGCCGCTGGCCGAACGCCAGGGCGCGCTTTCCGCGGACGACCCGATCAACATCCAGTACACCTCCGGCACCACGGGGTTCCCCAAGGGCGCCACGCTCAGCCACCACAACATCCTCAACAACGGCTACTTCGTCGGCGAGCTCTGCAACTACACCGAAGCCGACAAGGTGTGCATCCCCGTGCCCTTCTACCACTGCTTCGGCATGGTGATGGGCAATCTCGCCGCGACGACCCACGGCGCGTGCATGGTCATCCCGGCGCCCGCGTTCGAACCGAAAGCCACCCTCGAAGCCGTCGCGGCCGAGAAATGCACGTCCCTGTACGGGGTTCCGACGATGTTCATCGCCGAACTGGCCGACCCGGACTTCGGGTCCTTCGACCTTTCTTCGCTGCGCACCGGGATCATGGCGGGTTCGCCGTGCCCGGTCGAGGTGATGAAGCAGGTCATCGACCGGATGGGGATGGCGGAGGTGTCGATCTGCTACGGCATGACCGAGACGTCACCGGTGTCCACGCAGACCCGCGCGGACGATTCGGTGGAGCGGCGGGTGTCGACCGTCGGCCGCGTCGGGCCGCATCTGGAGGTCAAGGTCGTCGATCCGGAGACCGGCCTGACCGTTCCCCGCGGCGTGCCGGGCGAACTCTGCACACGCGGGTACTCGGTGATGCTCGGCTACTGGGAGCAGGCCGACAAGACGGCCGAGGCGATCGACGCGGCGCGGTGGATGCACACCGGCGACCTCGCGATCATGGACGACGGCGGGTACGTCAACATCACCGGCCGGATCAAGGACATGGTCATCCGCGGTGGGGAGAACCTGTACCCGCGCGAGATCGAGGAGTTCCTCTACACCCATCCGGACATCCTCGACGCGCAGGTCATCGGCGTCCCGGACGTCAAGTACGGCGAGGAACTGATGGTGTGGGTCCGGATGCGCGAAGGCGCGACGCCGCTGACAGCCGAGGCGATGCGGGAGTTCTGCGAGGGGAAGCTGGCGCGCTACAAGATCCCGCGCTACGTCCACGTCGTCGACGAGTTCCCGATGACGGTGACCGGGAAGGTGCGCAAGGTCGAGATGCGCGAGGAGTCGATCAGCATCCTCGGCCTGGAGGCGGCGGCCGCCGAGAAGCACGCCTGA
- a CDS encoding PhzF family phenazine biosynthesis protein has protein sequence MRLYIVDAFTSEAFAGNSAGVVLLDSPGDAGWMQSVAAELKHAETAFVEVGGDGPKSLRWFTPEAEVDLCGHATLATTHVLGGEQTFTTRSGELRCRAEDGWVSMDFPSDPPRESDDDLSAILPGVAFSYVARSHQNLFAVAEKASVVRSLEPDLVALRARWTGRLIVTAPGDAGGVDFVSRFFAPGVGVDEDPVTGSAHCALAPYWAARLGKDELVGEQASARGGIVRMSLEGDRVLLSGQAVTVASGELHV, from the coding sequence ATGCGCCTCTACATCGTCGATGCCTTCACCTCCGAGGCCTTCGCCGGTAACTCCGCCGGAGTCGTGCTGCTGGACTCGCCGGGCGACGCGGGCTGGATGCAGTCCGTCGCGGCCGAGCTGAAGCACGCCGAGACGGCCTTCGTCGAGGTCGGCGGCGACGGCCCGAAGTCGCTTCGCTGGTTCACGCCCGAGGCCGAGGTCGACCTGTGCGGGCACGCGACGCTGGCCACCACGCACGTCCTGGGTGGCGAACAGACCTTCACGACGAGAAGTGGCGAATTGCGCTGCCGCGCCGAAGACGGCTGGGTGTCGATGGACTTCCCGTCGGATCCGCCCCGCGAGTCCGACGACGACCTGTCGGCGATCCTGCCGGGAGTCGCCTTCTCCTACGTCGCGCGCAGTCACCAGAACCTGTTCGCGGTAGCGGAGAAGGCTTCGGTGGTCCGTTCGCTCGAACCGGACCTGGTCGCGCTGCGCGCGCGGTGGACCGGACGGCTGATCGTCACCGCTCCCGGCGACGCCGGCGGGGTCGACTTCGTCAGCCGGTTCTTCGCGCCGGGCGTCGGTGTCGACGAGGATCCGGTCACCGGCTCCGCGCATTGCGCCCTGGCGCCGTACTGGGCCGCGCGCCTCGGTAAGGACGAGCTCGTCGGCGAGCAGGCTTCGGCTCGCGGCGGCATCGTACGGATGAGTCTAGAAGGTGACCGTGTCCTGCTGTCGGGGCAGGCGGTCACCGTGGCCAGTGGGGAGTTGCACGTCTGA
- a CDS encoding YccF domain-containing protein yields the protein MRLILNVIWLVLCGLWMALGYVVAGVICCILIITIPFGLASFRIAAYALWPFGRTVVERRDAGAASTIGNVIWFVFAGLWLAIGHVLTGVALCVTIIGIPLGVANFKMIPVSLMPLGKEIVELP from the coding sequence ATGCGCCTGATCCTGAACGTCATCTGGCTCGTGCTGTGCGGCCTGTGGATGGCACTCGGCTACGTCGTCGCCGGCGTCATCTGCTGCATCCTGATCATCACCATCCCGTTCGGGCTGGCGTCGTTCCGGATCGCGGCCTACGCGCTGTGGCCGTTCGGCCGCACGGTGGTCGAACGGCGCGACGCGGGCGCGGCGTCGACGATCGGCAACGTCATCTGGTTCGTCTTCGCCGGGCTGTGGCTCGCGATCGGGCACGTGCTGACCGGGGTCGCGCTGTGCGTCACGATCATCGGGATCCCGCTGGGCGTGGCGAACTTCAAGATGATCCCGGTTTCGCTGATGCCCCTCGGCAAGGAGATCGTGGAGCTCCCGTAA
- a CDS encoding metallophosphoesterase: MHDDQPPSPTYVVGDVHGHRDELAGALREKGLLDADDDWAGGEATLWFLGDFVDRGPDGVGVIDLVMRLERQAATAGGRCGTLLGNHEILLLGMYHFGDTEVPSDFGPRSFARSWEINGGLLADQDRLTPQHIEWLTSRPMLTLAADHLLMHSDTLEYLDWGEDIDGINARGREILEGSDIQAWWDVWRRMTTRYAFRGPEGADVAQQLMDRLGGERIVHGHSVIADQLGIHPAQIEGPYLYAGGKALGIDGGLFVGGPCLIVSLPWEPED, encoded by the coding sequence ATGCACGACGATCAGCCTCCGTCCCCGACCTATGTGGTCGGTGACGTGCACGGACACCGGGACGAGCTGGCCGGGGCGCTCCGGGAGAAGGGGCTGCTCGACGCCGACGACGACTGGGCCGGTGGTGAAGCGACCCTCTGGTTCCTCGGCGACTTCGTCGACCGGGGGCCCGACGGCGTCGGCGTCATCGACCTGGTGATGCGGCTGGAACGCCAGGCCGCCACGGCGGGCGGGCGCTGCGGGACGCTGCTGGGCAACCACGAGATCCTGCTGCTCGGGATGTACCACTTCGGCGACACGGAGGTGCCGTCCGACTTCGGGCCGCGCAGCTTCGCCCGCAGCTGGGAGATCAACGGCGGGCTGCTCGCCGACCAGGACAGGCTCACCCCGCAACATATCGAATGGCTGACTTCGCGCCCGATGCTGACGCTGGCCGCGGACCACCTGCTGATGCATTCGGACACGCTCGAGTACCTCGACTGGGGCGAGGACATCGACGGCATCAACGCGCGCGGCCGCGAGATCCTCGAAGGCAGCGACATCCAGGCCTGGTGGGACGTGTGGCGGCGGATGACCACGCGCTACGCGTTCCGCGGCCCGGAAGGCGCCGACGTCGCGCAGCAGCTCATGGACCGGCTCGGCGGCGAGCGGATCGTGCACGGGCACAGCGTCATCGCCGACCAGCTCGGGATCCACCCCGCGCAGATCGAAGGGCCGTACCTCTACGCGGGCGGGAAGGCGCTGGGGATCGACGGCGGCTTGTTCGTCGGCGGTCCGTGCCTCATCGTTTCGCTGCCGTGGGAGCCCGAGGACTGA
- a CDS encoding HAD-IIA family hydrolase, with protein sequence MNERRWTYLSDMDGVLVKEEHLVPGADEFLKELRANDIGFLVLTNNSIYTPRDLRARLERTGLDIPEEAIWTSALATAKFLASQRPNGSAFVIGEAGLTTALHEVGYVLTERDPDYVVLGETRTYSFSAITRAIRLIEGGAKFIATNPDATGPSVEGSMPATGSVAALIEKATGRSPYYVGKPNPLMMRSALRRLGAHSESTLMIGDRMDTDVHSGIEAGLQTILVLTGISSRESAEHYPYRPTMIIDSIADLVGRTGDPFGEG encoded by the coding sequence ATGAACGAGCGCCGTTGGACGTACCTCAGCGACATGGATGGCGTGCTGGTCAAGGAGGAGCACCTCGTGCCCGGCGCGGACGAGTTCCTCAAGGAACTGCGCGCCAACGACATCGGCTTCCTGGTGCTGACCAACAACTCGATCTACACCCCGCGTGACCTGCGGGCGAGGCTCGAGCGGACCGGTCTCGACATCCCCGAGGAGGCCATCTGGACCTCCGCGCTGGCGACGGCGAAGTTCCTCGCGTCGCAGCGGCCGAACGGCTCGGCGTTCGTGATCGGCGAAGCCGGGCTCACCACGGCGCTGCACGAGGTCGGCTACGTGCTGACCGAACGCGACCCGGACTACGTCGTCCTCGGCGAAACGCGCACGTACAGCTTCAGCGCGATAACCCGCGCGATCAGGCTGATCGAGGGCGGCGCGAAGTTCATCGCCACCAACCCTGACGCGACCGGCCCCAGCGTGGAGGGCTCCATGCCCGCCACCGGCTCGGTCGCCGCGCTGATCGAAAAGGCGACCGGCCGTTCGCCGTACTACGTCGGCAAGCCGAACCCGCTGATGATGCGCTCGGCGCTGCGGCGGCTCGGTGCGCATTCGGAGTCGACGCTGATGATCGGCGACCGGATGGACACCGACGTCCACTCGGGAATCGAGGCCGGGCTGCAGACGATCCTGGTGCTGACCGGCATCTCCAGCAGGGAGAGCGCCGAGCACTATCCGTACCGGCCGACCATGATCATCGACTCGATCGCCGATCTCGTCGGGCGCACCGGCGACCCGTTCGGAGAAGGCTGA
- a CDS encoding ATP-binding cassette domain-containing protein — protein sequence MTLSAEIALRRGEFELAVEFDVPDGGVLALLGPNGSGKSSVLGCLAGLLRPDKARITLDGRDLNGLPPHARGIGLLSQDALLFPHLSALDNVAFAPRSTGVGRAEAKVRAREWLAEVDALELAARRPAQLSGGQAQRVAIARALAAEPGLLLLDEPFAALDVDAAPAIRGLLRRVLRSGPPTVLVTHDPLDALALADHVAVLDGGRIVERGETRKVLAAPRTAFTARIAGLNLVPGVAVEGGLRTSGGLSLAGIPAEDVAEGEAAVAVFAPSAVAVYLKDGEHRGSPRNTVEGFVDALEPHGPVIRVRARGDGWAAGLAADLTPAAVAELALEPGTPVNLSVKAASVAVHAVADH from the coding sequence GTGACCCTTTCGGCCGAGATCGCCCTCCGGCGCGGCGAGTTCGAACTCGCCGTCGAGTTCGACGTGCCCGACGGCGGGGTGCTCGCGCTGCTCGGCCCGAACGGTTCGGGGAAGTCCAGTGTGCTCGGTTGCCTCGCCGGTCTGCTCCGGCCGGACAAGGCGCGGATCACCCTGGACGGCCGCGATCTGAACGGCCTGCCGCCGCACGCGCGCGGCATCGGCCTGCTCTCCCAGGACGCCCTGCTCTTCCCGCATCTGTCCGCTTTGGACAACGTCGCCTTCGCGCCGCGTTCGACCGGCGTCGGACGCGCCGAGGCGAAGGTGCGCGCGCGGGAGTGGCTGGCCGAAGTGGACGCGCTCGAACTGGCGGCCCGGCGGCCCGCACAGCTTTCCGGCGGTCAGGCGCAGCGGGTCGCGATCGCGCGGGCGCTGGCGGCCGAGCCGGGACTCCTGCTGCTCGACGAGCCCTTCGCCGCTCTCGATGTCGACGCGGCGCCGGCGATCCGCGGCCTGCTCCGGCGCGTGCTGCGGTCCGGACCGCCGACCGTGCTGGTCACCCACGATCCGCTCGACGCGCTGGCGCTGGCCGATCACGTCGCCGTCCTCGACGGCGGCAGGATCGTCGAACGCGGCGAGACCCGGAAGGTCCTCGCCGCGCCGCGCACCGCGTTCACCGCGCGGATCGCCGGGCTGAACCTGGTGCCCGGAGTCGCCGTCGAGGGCGGTTTGCGCACGTCAGGCGGGCTGTCGCTGGCCGGGATCCCGGCGGAAGACGTCGCCGAGGGCGAAGCGGCTGTCGCCGTCTTCGCGCCCAGCGCAGTTGCCGTGTACCTGAAGGACGGGGAGCATCGAGGCAGCCCGCGTAACACCGTCGAGGGATTCGTCGACGCGCTCGAACCACACGGACCGGTGATCCGCGTCCGCGCTCGCGGGGACGGCTGGGCGGCGGGCCTCGCCGCCGACCTGACCCCCGCCGCGGTCGCCGAACTGGCGCTCGAACCCGGGACACCGGTCAATCTTTCGGTCAAGGCGGCGTCCGTGGCTGTTCACGCCGTCGCGGATCATTAG